Genomic window (Planctomycetota bacterium):
CACGTGGCGCAATGACAGCTCGGACGTCGGCTGGTGGGTCGGCAAGGGCGATATCCGCGAGCGATGGCTCACCTATCGTGACGGTTACTGTCATCAGTTGTTTGTCGAGAAGTCACCGCTGTATCCGCTCAACTCGGTGATGCATCACGGGATCGTTCTGGGACGGCATCTTCAGGGCGCGAGCGTCGCCGAGGCCGGGCCGCACCTCAAGCATGACGCCCGCGCGTTTTTCGCCAACGGCACGTCGCTTCAGGAGCTGTATCTGACGCCGTCGATGATGACACCCGAAGCATGGGACCATGTCGCCGAGGCGGCCAAATGGGCGCACGCCAATGCGGATGTGCTGCGTGATGCGCACTGGTTCGGCGGCGATCCGCTGAGGGTGGAGGCGTACGGCTACGCCGCATGGTCGCCGCGCAAGGGCACACTGATGATCCGCAATCCCGATGATCAGCCGCAGTCGATCACACTCGACGCGGCGACAGTCTTCGAGCTTCCCGCAGGAGCCGGTCGGCACTACACGCTCACCTCGCCCTATGCGGATCAGCGTGTGCAGACGCTCAAGCTCGACGCCGGCGTGAAGCAGACCCTGACGCTCGAACCGTTCGAGGTTCTCGTCTTCGACGCAATGCCTCAATGACCAAATAATAAAAGCCGATCGTTACGCAACGCCATAGGCGGCGAAGTTCTTGATGATCGGTTCGGCGACGGACGCGCTGACGGTCAGGCGGACGGCGGCGGCTTCGACGGGGTCGAAACGGACGATGCGTTTGTGACCGATCGACTGGGCGTCGAACAGTTGCGTCCATTGATCGGCGCCGGTGTGGACTTCGACGGTGTACTTGCGGACGCGCTCGCCTCGGGCGATGTCCTCCTGCAGGACGATCTGGTCGATGGTGCGCGGGGCGTCGAATCGAAGGGTGACATTGTTGCCGGAGCCGGAGGTTTGGCCGGCGGGATTGGAGAAGCGATTGCGGAGCGCCTTGCCGAATTCCTCCATGCGGGCGACGTCGGCCGCGGGCACGAGGCCGGTCGGATCGATGACGAGGCCGAGGAGGAAATTACAGTTTCGTCCGACGGAGGTGTCGTACATTCGCATGAGTTGATCGACGGAGACCAGGTTATTCTCGTGACCGCCGGTCCAGAGCCAATCGTGCACGCCGCGGCCTCGCAGAACGGTGTCGGCCATGCCCGGTGACCAGTACGTGCCATCGGGGTCGCCGCCAGCGAGATACTTTCGCCAGCCGTTGCTGCCATGTCCGACCGGGCCGCAGTCGAACCCGGGCATCGTCGCCCAGCAGGGATCGCCCGCTACGGCGTCTTCGTTGCCGATCCAGCGGTGATCTGCCCGCTGCTGACTGGCGTAGAAGACGCTGTCGGGCTGATGTTTCTCGAAGATCGGCAACACATCCGCGCCGTCCTGCTTCGGGGTCATCGTCGCGGAGTCGAACCAGATCTGAATCAGCTTGCCGTAGCGCGAGCAAAGCTCGGTCACCTGCTGCTCGGCGATGCGGTTGTACGCCGCCTGCTCGGGCGTGCTTTTGCCTTTGCCCCATTTGACGAAATGACGCCAGACGGTCTGGTACGCATTGTTGTTGGTCGACATGTAAATGCCGGGCAGGATGTCGGCCTTATGGCAGGACTCGACGAAGTCGCCGACGATGTCGCCTTTGCCGTTTCGCCACGCGGCCTGTTTGAGCCCGTAGGGATACGCATCGGATTGCCATTGCATGAAGCCGTTGAAGTGCGTGGCGGTGAAGACGGCGTACTTCGCGCCG
Coding sequences:
- a CDS encoding glycoside hydrolase family 29 — its product is MFQPTRRQMLHVASAAAALPLLASTAIRSAVRAAAPLPAKRPVPTPAQLRWQDCEFGVICHLDMPIVAAHPVPTNNLTKKTYDPQLYNPAQLDTDQWVAAAKAAGAKYAVFTATHFNGFMQWQSDAYPYGLKQAAWRNGKGDIVGDFVESCHKADILPGIYMSTNNNAYQTVWRHFVKWGKGKSTPEQAAYNRIAEQQVTELCSRYGKLIQIWFDSATMTPKQDGADVLPIFEKHQPDSVFYASQQRADHRWIGNEDAVAGDPCWATMPGFDCGPVGHGSNGWRKYLAGGDPDGTYWSPGMADTVLRGRGVHDWLWTGGHENNLVSVDQLMRMYDTSVGRNCNFLLGLVIDPTGLVPAADVARMEEFGKALRNRFSNPAGQTSGSGNNVTLRFDAPRTIDQIVLQEDIARGERVRKYTVEVHTGADQWTQLFDAQSIGHKRIVRFDPVEAAAVRLTVSASVAEPIIKNFAAYGVA